A genomic region of Zea mays cultivar B73 chromosome 6, Zm-B73-REFERENCE-NAM-5.0, whole genome shotgun sequence contains the following coding sequences:
- the LOC103629377 gene encoding transcription factor MYB39, translating into MGRSPCCDQDAGVKKGPWTPEEDKLLVDYINEHGHGSWRRLPKLAGLNRCGKSCRLRWTNYLRPDIKRGRFTDDEEDLIVHLHSLLGNKWSSIATKLPGRTDNEIKNYWNTHLRKKLLSMGIDPVTHQRRTDLNLLAAGFPSLLAAANFAAAAGAPAPTATGPLAAAHVSSWDINALRLQADAAKYQLLEGLVRVLTAPAAAPTVGLMTLLAAANGGAPSGHQQSTRVVQQCDGMLSLPALTSVPPVTTPPGTSSAAYSLSGLLFGGAGTTTTAPAAGDGLSSTDQLGHSGATTGSNITAAAMPPPLSSAAAEGCNGAGKGCGRSTPSTCDETPASSPFDSLDSLTLDFDHNSDSWRELLEQMSWLNNPNDQL; encoded by the exons ATGGGCAGGTCACCGTGCTGCGACCAGGACGCGGGGGTGAAGAAGGGTCCGTGGACGCCCGAGGAGGACAAGCTGCTGGTGGACTACATCAACGAGCACGGCCACGGCAGCTGGCGCCGCCTGCCCAAGCTCGCCGGCCTCAACCGCTGCGGCAAGAGCTGCCGCCTGCGATGGACCAACTACCTCCGCCCCGACATCAAGCGCGGCAGGTTCACCGACGACGAGGAAGACCTCATCGTCCACCTCCACTCCCTCCTCGGCAACAAGTGGTCCTCCATCGCCACCAAGCTCCCCGGCCGCACCGACAACGAGATCAAGAACTACTGGAACACGCACCTCCGCAAGAAGCTGCTCTCCATGGGGATCGACCCCGTCACGCACCAGCGACGCACCGACCTCAACCTCCTCGCAGCTGGCTTCCCCAGCCTCCTCGCCGCCGCCAACTTCGCGGCCGCCGCTGGTGCTCCAGCACCTACGGCGACAGGCCCACTCGCCGCCGCCCATGTTAGCAGCTGGGACATCAACGCGCTCAGGCTCCAGGCCGACGCCGCCAAGTACCAGCTCCTCGAGGGCCTCGTCCGCGTGCTCACCGCCCCCGCCGCCGCACCAACCGTCGGCCTCATGACCCTCCTCGCCGCCGCCAATGGAGGGGCGCCCAGCGGCCACCAGCAGAGCACCAGGGTCGTCCAGCAGTGCGACGGCATGCTCAGCCTGCCGGCGCTGACCAGCGTGCCGCCCGTCACGACGCCGCCGGGCACGTCCTCCGCCGCCTACTCCCTCTCCGGGCTCCTCTTCGGCGGTGCCGGCACGACGACCACCGCTCCGGCCGCCGGGGACGGGCTCAGCTCCACAGATCAGCTCGGCCACAGCGGGGCCACGACCGGGAGCAACATCACTGCCGCCGCGATGCCGCCACCTTTGTCATCAGCGGCGGCCGAGGGTTGTAATGGCGCCGGCAAAGGTTGCGGCAGGTCGACCCCATCGACGTGCGACGAGACGCCGGCGTCGAGCCCGTTCGATAGCCTGGACAGCCTCACCTTGGATTTTGACCACAACAGCGACAGTTGGAGAGAGTTGCTAGA GCAAATGTCATGGTTGAACAACCCCAATGATCAGCTGTGA
- the LOC103631080 gene encoding two-component response regulator ORR6-like, producing the protein MHTTAAISSSPILIFLAVSPPPTAAAAPASVAPSLAPKANDSRKAVVPVDASELEKHVLAVDDKSIDRAAIARILRGSRYRVTAVESAMRALELLAMGLLPDVSMIITDYWMPGMSGYELLKRVKESAALRGIYVAIMSSMTIVIYTFSNKILR; encoded by the exons ATGCATACAACCGCCGCCATTTCTTCGTCTCCCATCCTCATCTTCCTCGCAGTGTCGCCGCCCC ccaccgccgccgccgctccagcATCTGTGGCGCCGTCCCTTGCACCCAAGGCCAACGACAGCAGGAAGGCGGTGGTGCCTGTGGACGCGTCGGAGCTGGAGAAGCACGTGCTGGCGGTGGACGACAAATCCATCGACCGCGCCGCGATCGCTAGGATCCTGCGCGGCTCCAGGTACAGGGTGACCGCCGTGGAGTCGGCGATGCGCGCGCTGGAGTTGCTCGCGATGGGCCTGCTCCCCGATGTCAGCATGATCATCACCGACTACTGGATGCCTGGGATGTCCGGGTACGAGCTGCTCAAGCGCGTCAAGGAGTCGGCGGCGCTCAGGGGCATCTACGTCGCCATCATGTCGTCTATGACCATCGTGATTTATACATTTTCAAACAAAATTTTACGATAG